Below is a genomic region from Streptomyces ferrugineus.
GGCGTTGAAGTCGGCCACCATGAAGTTGTCCGGCTTGACCCCGGTCAGCTCGGTGACCGTGCGTGCGGTGCAACTGGGCGTACGGCCCTCCTGGCCGAGGCTGGTGTTGAACCGGACGCCGGTCTCGCCCGCGATGACCTTCTGGGAGCCGTCCTCCTGCTGGGTCGGGCAGTCCGGGATGTCGACGATCAGGTCGCGCGGGATGCTCAGCGCGGTCGCGTTCGAGCGGTCCTTGGAGACGTGCAGCAGGATCGTGGTGTCGGCGTGCCCCTCGCTGCCCTGGTCGCCGTACTTGTCGTTGCCCGCCCCCGTGCGCTTGTCCGTGCCGATGAGCAGGATGTTGATGGCCTTGTCCTTGCTGAAGCCACCGGTGCTCGCGCCGTCGTCGGAGACGGACTGGATGTTGTCGTTGAGGTGCTCGATGTAGAGGTACGCGCCGGCCGCGGCGGCGACCACCACGAACGCCATGATGCCGCCGGTCCAGAGCACGGCCTTCTTCGCCTTGCTCTTCTTCTTCACCGGCCGCCGGCCGCGCCGCCCCGGCAGGGGCTCCTCGGGCGCACCCCTGCGCCGGCGCTGCGGCGGGACCTCGCGGCCCGGCGCATGCCGCGTCTCCCGCCCCGGCGCGGCGCTCCGATGGCGCACCGCGCCCCCGGCGCCCGCGGTCTGGGTACCGGTACCGGCCGCGCGCGCGGCGGCGCCGGCCCGGGAAGCCGCTCTGCGGGGACCCGGAACCGCTGACTGCGCTGCGGAAGCATTCAGTCGCAGTTCGTATTCACCGGTGTTCGGATTGAGTACCCACTGGTCTGCGGGATCGATGTCGTCCGCCCGCCCACGGCCTTGCGCGTCCACGGTTGTCTGAATCCTCCGTCGGGGCCACGCGGCGCCTTCCCCCTCCAAGGCGCTCGGGTCTCTCGGTCAAACAGTGCGCAAGCCTAACTACGGCAGGGAGCACCAGATCGCTCACACTATCCGCCCAGTTCAGCGTGGAGCGAGGACGGTGACAAATTCCACGTCCCTACAACTGGGCAATCCGTCGCATTTCTTTGAACTGGGGTTCACCGGCTTGGCGAGTGCTTTACCCACAGGGCTTCTCGGCGGCGGTGCTGCCGCGGAACGTGGGTGCCGGGGAAGTGGGGTCGGAGGGCGAAGGACGTGAGGAGTTGTGTGACGAACCGGGGTGCATTCCGGACGAATCGCTGACTTCCACCGGGGTGTCGGTGCGCAGTCGCTCGAAGAGGCGCTCGGCCTCCGGCTCCACGAGTTGGTCGCGATTGGAGTTGTAGATGTACGACTCCCTGGGAACCGTGAGGAATTGCACGCGTTCGGTAGGGATGTCGCGCACTCCTCGCGCGAGTTCGTACAAACCACGCAAGCTGGCCAGGGCCGGGTCGGTGGTGAGGGACGATGTGGCGGCGTCCAGGACGGGGTAGAGCCTGACCGGATTGAGCAGTACGTCGTTGCTCTGCACCTTGTGCACGAGTGCGGCCAGGAAGCGCTGCTGGCGTTCCATGCGGTCGGTGTCGCTGCCGTTGCCGAGGGATTTGCGGGCACGGACGTAGCCGAGGGCCTGCTCGCCGTTGAGGGTGACTTTTCCGGCCGGGAGCCTGAGCTTGGCGGCCTTGTCGGCGATGGGTTTCCTGAGACAGATCTCGACGCCGTCGAGGGCGTCGACCATCTTCTTGAAGCCGTGGAAGTCGATGACGACGTGGTGGTCCATACGGATGTTCGTGAGCCGCTCCACGGTGCGGATGGTGCAGGCCGAACCGCCCACCTGGAAGGCGTAGTTGAACATCGCGAACATGGGGTCGCTGCGGGTGCCGTCGGGGCGGCGGCAGCCGGGGACGTCGACCATGAGGTCGCGGGGTAGGGAGACGGCGGTGGCGCTGCGGCGGTTGGCCGAGAGGTGCAACAGGATGGTGGTGTCGGAGCGCTCGGTCCCGGAGTCGCGGCCGTAGCGGCGGTTCTTGCTGCCGGCGCGGGTGTCCGAGCCGATGACGAGAATGTTCTGCGCGCCGCGGACCAGTGAGGTGGGGCGCTCCTTCTCGTACCGGGCGAGTTCGGCGGCGGCGGCCTCGTCCGGGGTGATGTTGGAGTCGAGCTTGGCGTAGACGGCCCAGCCGACCCCGCCGGCGACGAGCACCAGAAGCCCGACCCCCAGGGCTCCCCGCCGAGCCCATCGCCGCATCCCCCTCTTACTGGCCGACGCCCCCCGGCGCGCAGGTGCGGTGTCGGTCACGGCTGGGTCCACCCCTCAGTGCGTGCTGCGTGTGGTGTGGGCTGCTGTTACGACCATGGCCTGGATGAGGGGCGAGGGGTGTGTGGTGGTGGGCTGAACGGGTGACGGGTGCCTGCGGCGGTGGGGCCTGGGGGTGCGTTGTGCGTCGGGGACGTGGCGGGAGTCCGCTTCGCCTCGGCTGCGGGCATGCGTGCCGCATGGGGCGGCTCCCGACCCGCAGAAGGCGGCACCCCGTCGCGCCGGGCTGCGCACCCACCCCGCCCGGCCCTCACGCCGGGTGCCTGCCCGGCGGGGCGGTGCTCGGCGTCACCGTGCGGTCGTCGTCACCCGCTCCGCGTCGATGCGCTGTGCCACGGCCTCTTCCGTCAGGGCGTCGAGGTGGCGGCACAGGACCACCGAACCGCCGGTCGCGAGCGCCGCGTACAGGCCGGCGTTGAGGCCGTGCCAGGTGTCGTACGGCAGGGCGGAGAGGATCCGTGAACCCGGGCCCGTGAGGCCGAGGGCCGGTGCCTCCGCCTGGGCGCGCTCGACCAGTTCGGCCGCGCTGAACTCCCGGCCCGCCACGATCAGCGCCGGGTCCTCGGGGTCGACCGGCGCGTACGGTGCGAAGTGGTCGCCCTGGCTGGGGACCTCCACCGCGTAGTCGGCGAAGCCGGGCGGCGGTTGTGGGAAACGGCCCCCCAGAGGGCGGAGCGCCAAGGCGACCCGCTCACCCCGGCACGCGGCCGCGGCCTCCAGACCCTCCGGCCCGCTGACGACCACGTCCGCCGTCGCCGGATCCCCGCCCACGTCCGCGATCGCGCCCACCGACGAACACGCCAGCAGCCACACCGCCGTCTGCCAGTGCGCGGGCAGCAACAGCGTGACCCGGTCACCCGGCCCGGCCCCGAGGTCGCCCTGGAGCAGATTCGCGGTCTTGGCCACCCAATTGGCGAAGGTGGCCACGGACAATTCGACACGTTCCCCGGTGGCGTCGTCGTAGAAGGTCACCAGGGGACGCCCGGCGTCCGCGGCGAGCGCGGAACGCAGCAGGTCGGCAGGGGTGCGGTCGGTGGCATTCACCCGCGCAAGGGTACGCGCAGACGCGGCCGCGCACCGCCCTGCGGGCCGTGGGGACGCCACCGGTTCGGCGGAGCCACGGGCCGACACGGCGTCAGTTTCCCAATGGACAGGTTTGTATGGCTATGTTCAACATCGGGAGCATGCGTGGATTCCTAGCTTCTTCGATCGGTGTCACGTGCGCGGCCGCTCTCGTCCTACCGCTCGCCCCGCCCGCCGTCGCGGCGCCCGGAGCGGAAGCCGCCGCTGGCCGGGGGACGGCGGCCGGGCCGGTGGTGCGGCGTGCGGACGCCGAGGCCTACGTCCCCGGCAGCACCCAGTCGCTGCCCCTCGCCCCCCTCACTCGTGACCGTGCCGCCGGAGCCCCCGCCGAACAGGGGCTGTCCCGCCGGGACGTAGATCACTTCTCCCTCGTCGGCGTCGTCTGGGACGACCCGGCCACCGAACTGCACGGCCGTGTCCAGGTCCGCACCCGCGCGGTCGGCACCGGCACCTGGTCCGGCTGGCAGGATGTCGAGACGCACAACTCCGAGCACGCGGCCGACCCGGACACCCCCGAAGGCGCCTCCCCATCGGTGCGCGGCGGCACGGCGCCCCTGTGGGTCGGCGAGTCGGACGGCGTGGAGGTGCGGGTCACCGCGCAGCCCGCCGAACCCCGGCCCGAGGAGAGCGAAAGCGAACCGAACGGTGACGACTCGGCGGTGACCGCTGCCGCCATCACTCCGCTGCCCGACGGCCTCCACCTCGAACTCGTCGACCCGGGCGACCCCGCCCCCGTGCAGGGCGACCCCGGCTCCGGTACGGGCGGACTGAACCCCGGGACCAGCGGCGCGGCCGGAACCGGTGGCATCGCCGTGTCCGCCGACGCCCTCGCCGCCTCCGCCGCCAACGCCGAACTCACGTCCCTGGGCGCCGCCGAGATCCCCGAGCTCGGCCGCATCGAGACCGAACGGGAACTGCTGGCCCTGCGCGGCAGCGAACTGACGCAGGAGCAGCGGGCCAAGCCGTACATCGGGCCGCGGCCGCGCATCGTCACACGGCGCGGATGGGGCGCCAACGAGAGCTGGCGGGAGCGGCGGTTCGCCTACACGAAGAAGGTGAAGGCGGCCTTCGTGCACCACACGGCGACCGGCAGCTACTGGTGCAAGCAGTCTCCCTCACTCATTCGCGGTATCTACCGCTACCACGTCAAGAGCATGCGCTGGCGCGACATCGGCTACAACTTCGTCATCGACCGGTGCGGAAGGATCTACGAGGGGCGCGCCGGGGGAGTGGCCAAGCCCGTCATGGGTGCCCACACACTCGGTTTCAACTCCAACAGCATGGGGATCGCCGTTCTCGGCAACTACGGCACCAGGAAGCCGACGGTCAGGGCGGTGAAGGCCATCGCCCGGCTCACGGCCTGGAAACTGGGGCTCTACGGCGCCAATCCGCGTGGAAAGACATACCTGAGGTCCGGGGGTGGCAATCTCTACCGAAAGGGAAAGAACGTACGACTGAACGTGATCTCCGGCCATCGGGACGGCTACTCCACGTCGTGCCCCGGATGGCAGCTCTACCGCAAGCTCGGCTCGGCCCGCTCCTCGGCGGCCCGCTACCAGGGACGTTGAGGGGCGGTCTGCATAGACTGGCCGGCCGAAAGACAGTTCGGCCGGTCCCGGCAGGAAGCAGAGACGACAGGTGACAGAAGCGATCCTCCTGGTCGGCGGCAAGGGCACTCGGCTGCGTCCGCTCACCGTGCACACGCCGAAGCCCATGGTCCCGGCG
It encodes:
- a CDS encoding TIGR03089 family protein; this translates as MNATDRTPADLLRSALAADAGRPLVTFYDDATGERVELSVATFANWVAKTANLLQGDLGAGPGDRVTLLLPAHWQTAVWLLACSSVGAIADVGGDPATADVVVSGPEGLEAAAACRGERVALALRPLGGRFPQPPPGFADYAVEVPSQGDHFAPYAPVDPEDPALIVAGREFSAAELVERAQAEAPALGLTGPGSRILSALPYDTWHGLNAGLYAALATGGSVVLCRHLDALTEEAVAQRIDAERVTTTAR
- a CDS encoding peptidoglycan recognition protein family protein, with amino-acid sequence MRGFLASSIGVTCAAALVLPLAPPAVAAPGAEAAAGRGTAAGPVVRRADAEAYVPGSTQSLPLAPLTRDRAAGAPAEQGLSRRDVDHFSLVGVVWDDPATELHGRVQVRTRAVGTGTWSGWQDVETHNSEHAADPDTPEGASPSVRGGTAPLWVGESDGVEVRVTAQPAEPRPEESESEPNGDDSAVTAAAITPLPDGLHLELVDPGDPAPVQGDPGSGTGGLNPGTSGAAGTGGIAVSADALAASAANAELTSLGAAEIPELGRIETERELLALRGSELTQEQRAKPYIGPRPRIVTRRGWGANESWRERRFAYTKKVKAAFVHHTATGSYWCKQSPSLIRGIYRYHVKSMRWRDIGYNFVIDRCGRIYEGRAGGVAKPVMGAHTLGFNSNSMGIAVLGNYGTRKPTVRAVKAIARLTAWKLGLYGANPRGKTYLRSGGGNLYRKGKNVRLNVISGHRDGYSTSCPGWQLYRKLGSARSSAARYQGR
- a CDS encoding LCP family protein yields the protein MRRWARRGALGVGLLVLVAGGVGWAVYAKLDSNITPDEAAAAELARYEKERPTSLVRGAQNILVIGSDTRAGSKNRRYGRDSGTERSDTTILLHLSANRRSATAVSLPRDLMVDVPGCRRPDGTRSDPMFAMFNYAFQVGGSACTIRTVERLTNIRMDHHVVIDFHGFKKMVDALDGVEICLRKPIADKAAKLRLPAGKVTLNGEQALGYVRARKSLGNGSDTDRMERQQRFLAALVHKVQSNDVLLNPVRLYPVLDAATSSLTTDPALASLRGLYELARGVRDIPTERVQFLTVPRESYIYNSNRDQLVEPEAERLFERLRTDTPVEVSDSSGMHPGSSHNSSRPSPSDPTSPAPTFRGSTAAEKPCG